From Salvia splendens isolate huo1 chromosome 16, SspV2, whole genome shotgun sequence, a single genomic window includes:
- the LOC121770438 gene encoding uncharacterized protein LOC121770438, with the protein MGVVDFYGFIDPAEAEIWLNRTERVFNQMGCILEERFDYAVSLLQGDAYNWWETVPHAMIQPPVLSCDDFLREFSDKYMPAVYRDEKQREFLSLKQADMGLVADYEVKFTQLSRYASAMLPTKQDKCRRFEEGLIYEIRSKITPSDLHCYSDLRAAAIRVER; encoded by the coding sequence ATGGGAGTTGTTGACTTTTATGGGTTTATTGATCCAGCTGAGGCTGAGATATGGCTGAATAGGACAGAGCGTGTCTTTAATCAGATGGGTTGTATTCTAGAAGAACGTTTTGATTATGCAGTGTCTCTTCTTCAAGGTGATGCTTACAATTGGTGGGAGACAGTCCCACACGCTATGATACAACCTCCAGTACTCAGTTGTGATGACTTTCTTAGAGAATTCAGTGACAAATATATGCCAGCAGTTTATCGTGATGAGAAGCAGAGGGAGTTTTTGTCCCTTAAGCAGGCAGATATGGGTTTAGTTGCTGACTATGAAGTGAAATTTACTCAGCTTTCTCGATATGCATCTGCAATGTTGCCTACAAAACAAGATAAGTGCAGACGTTTCGAAGAGGGGTTGATATACGAGATAAGGAGCAAGATCACACCTTCAGACCTTCATTGTTATAGTGATTTGCGTGCAGCTGCTATTCGAGTTGAGAGATAA
- the LOC121770439 gene encoding uncharacterized protein LOC121770439 — MGVVDFYGFIDPAEAEIWPNRTERVFNQMGCILEERFDYAVSLLQGDAYNWWETVPHAMIQPPVLSCDDFLREFSDKYMPAVYRDEKQREFLSLKQADMSVADYEVKFTQLSRYASAMLPTKQDKCRRFEEGLIYEIRSKITPSDLHSYSDLRAAAIRV; from the coding sequence ATGGGAGTTGTTGACTTTTATGGGTTTATTGATCCAGCTGAGGCTGAGATATGGCCGAATAGGACAGAGCGTGTCTTTAATCAGATGGGTTGTATTCTAGAAGAACGTTTTGATTATGCAGTGTCTCTTCTTCAAGGTGATGCTTACAATTGGTGGGAGACAGTCCCACACGCTATGATACAACCTCCAGTACTCAGTTGTGATGACTTTCTTAGAGAATTCAGTGACAAATATATGCCAGCAGTTTATCGTGATGAGAAGCAGAGGGAGTTTTTGTCCCTTAAGCAGGCAGATATGTCAGTTGCTGACTATGAAGTGAAATTTACTCAGCTTTCTCGATATGCATCTGCAATGTTGCCTACAAAACAAGATAAGTGCAGACGTTTCGAAGAGGGGTTGATATACGAGATAAGGAGCAAGATCACACCTTCAGACCTTCATTCTTATAGTGATTTGCGTGCAGCTGCTATTCGAGTTTAG
- the LOC121771825 gene encoding heterogeneous nuclear ribonucleoprotein F-like, with protein MYGHRGAMFGSGGVSDGYEIGSKRPRMMESGPYFAVRSSGGSSSYQTQGYDTSYPPSSTFPVVRLRGLPFNCTDVDIFKFFAGLDIVDVFLVNKEGRFSGEAFVLFAGPMQADLALRRDRQNMGRRYVEVFRCKKQDYYHAIASEVKEGSYGSVDHRGSPPPVRRKRSPEKERMEHTEILKMRGLPYSVKKVEILKFFEDTVSVKEEKIHIACRSDGKATGEAYVELGSVEEARKAMSKDKMMIGSRYVELFPSTPEELKRAASRSR; from the exons ATGTACGGCCACAGGGG GGCAATGTTTGGGAGCGGGGGGGTGTCGGACGGGTACGAGATCGGCTCAAAGAGACCAAGAATGATGGAATCGGGTCCCTACTTCGCAGTGAGGAGCAGCGGTGGTTCAAGCAGTTACCAAACACAAGGCTACGACACCAGTTATCCGCCTTCTTCCACTTTTCCTGTAGTTCGTCTGAGGGGCCTCCCGTTCAACTGCACCGATGTGGACATCTTCAAGTTCTTTGCCGGACTTGATATTGTGGATGTCTTCTTGGTGAACAAGGAAGGGAGATTTTCTGGGGAAGCATTTGTTCTCTTTGCAGGGCCTATGCAGGCTGATCTTGCTCTCCGGAGGGACCGGCAAAACATGGGAAGACGATATGTGGAGGTATTTAGGTGCAAGAAGCAGGACTATTACCACGCAATAGCATCCGAGGTTAAAGAAGGATCTTATGGCAGTGTTGACCACCGTGGTTCTCCACCACCTGTCCGACGCAAGAGGTCTCCCGAGAAGGAGAGGATGGAGCATACAGAGATCTTGAAGATGCGTGGTCTTCCTTACTCTGTGAAAAAGGTGGAGATCTTGAAATTCTTCGAAGACACGGTCAGTGTGAAGGAGGAGAAGATTCACATTGCCTGCCGATCAGACGGGAAAGCAACTGGGGAGGCGTATGTGGAGCTTGGTTCGGTCGAAGAGGCAAGGAAAGCCATGTCTAAGGACAAGATGATGATTGGATCAAGATATGTGGAACTGTTTCCTTCAACACCTGAAGAATTGAAGCGAGCTGCATCAAGATCACGTTAG